One window of the Zea mays cultivar B73 chromosome 3, Zm-B73-REFERENCE-NAM-5.0, whole genome shotgun sequence genome contains the following:
- the LOC103651186 gene encoding mucin-5AC-like yields the protein MSGPPSTTIQPSASSAALPISTPSVPRPATSSSTTPPPPLTLESLAAVVHELTRSVATIQTTLVATLLPPQQHPLPPTYYAMSCTSAPAASCLPINLLPMPPSPSPIPSYTMAMGGPQYTMSLPQTQIATSCAVIPQGDLPHYLISMPPSPSPIPSYALSSTTAPKCMMATSPSPTPSLTASMLVSPQQHCDDVFYEGVDGIRASTTQLQVAARCLLARRQGQCPIFKRQCLAIPTTLQQLVERKAIARASACKVSAARGLLVRRGYRRCASRRSGQPWWRLTSAHGGTTSPSRTTISNRVDQLSTSASMVRVPRAMNSNSMAAAVGKALPSLSSARAYYLAPPLFATSRHEGTSVGHCCDTFQGAIHVLPFRPDGVHGIQVVAHVQVQGAEGVRLISRGQKESRSE from the coding sequence ATGTCAGGCCCTCCATCCACCACCATCCAGCCCTCAGCCTCCTCCGCCGCGCTGCCAATCTCCACACCGTCGGTGCCCAGACCCGCCACATCCTCATCCACAACACCTCCACCTCCCCTCACGCTCGAGTCCTTGGCAGCAGTCGTCCATGAGCTCACGCGATCCGTGGCAACCATACAGACAACATTGGTAGCCACCCTTCTTCCTCCGCAGCAGCATCCACTGCCGCCGACATATTATGCCATGTCATGTACCAGCGCCCCGGCGGCATCATGCCTGCCCATTAATCTATTGCCCATGCCACCTTCGCCTTCCCCTATTCCATCATACACCATGGCTATGGGGGGACCCCAGTACACCATGTCTTTGCCGCAAACACAGATTGCGACATCATGCGCAGTCATCCCTCAGGGAGACTTGCCCCAttacctcatctccatgccgCCATCGCCATCGCCAATTCCATCGTACGCCCTCTCATCAACGACCGCACCGAAATGCATGATGGCAACGTCTCCTTCACCGACCCCGTCGCTCACCGCCTCCATGCTTGTGTCGCCACAACAGCACTGCGATGACGTCTTCTACGAGGGCGTGGATGGCATCCGGGCATCGACGACACAGCTACAGGTGGCGGCACGCTGCCTCCTAGCGCGTCGGCAAGGACAGTGCCCCATCTTCAAGCGACAATGCCTAGCCATCCCAACAACCTTGCAGCAACTCGTGGAGAGGAAGGCGATTGCGCGTGCGAGTGCCTGCAAGGTGTCTGCGGCGCGTGGCCTCCTAGTGCGTCGCGGCTACAGGAGGTGCGCTAGCAGACGCTCAGGGCAGCCTTGGTGGCGGTTGACCTCGGCACACGGGGGCACGACCTCGCCCAGTCGAACAACCATCAGCAACCGCGTCGACCAGCTATCTACAAGTGCGAGCATGGTGCGTGTCCCGCGGGCAATGAACTCCAATTCTATGGCAGCGGCGGTAGGGAAGGCGCTCCCCTCCTTGTCATCGGCGAGGGCGTACTACTTAGCGCCACCACTTTTCGCTACCAGCCGCCACGAGGGTACCTCCGTTGGTCATTGTTGCGACACATTTCAAGGGGCCATCCATGTGCTCCCCTTTCGTCCagatggcgtccatgggatccaggTAGTTGCACATGTGCAGGTCCAGGGCGCGGAAGGTGTCCGTCTCATCTCAAGGGGTCAAAAAGAGTCGCGATCGGAATAA
- the LOC100283081 gene encoding cupin, RmlC-type isoform X2 has product MPKIKSLSNACRVSFSPEGPISEEALERVRALLDMIRPLDVGLDNEAQIARNWSSSTRPSNGRRGRNGANQFAAPIKYLHIHECESFSMGIFCMPPSSVIPLHNHPGMTVLSKLLYGRLHAESYDWVDIPDHPIDQLQSGNIHTFRAITPCALFDVLSPPYSAEDGRHCSYFRKSQMNQPPVVLPAEIDSSQVVWLEELEDHQPPEGFVVARGLYKGPVIRR; this is encoded by the exons ATGCCAAAAATAAAGAGTCTATCTAATGCATGCCGAGTATCATTTTCTCCAGAAGGTCCCATATCTGAAGAGGCGCTTGAGAGAGTCCGTGCACTGTTAG ATATGATAAGACCTCTAGATGTCGGCCTAGATAATGAAGCCCAAATTGCACGCAATTGGAGTAGTTCTACGCGTCCATCAAATGGGAGACGAGGACGCAATGGGGCTAACCAGTTCGCGGCTCCAATCAAATATTTGCACATTCATGAATGTGAAAGCTTCTCT ATGGGTATATTTTGTATGCCACCTTCTTCAGTTATCCCACTTCATAATCATCCTGGAATGACTGTACTTAGCAAGCTTCTTTATGGACGTCTGCATGCTGAATCTTATGACTGGGTTGACATACCTGATCATCCAATTGATCAATTACAAA GTGGTAACATCCACACTTTCAGAGCCATTACACCTTGTGCTCTCTTTGACGTTCTTTCTCCACCATACTCCGCTGAGGATGGGCGACACTGTTCATACTTCCGAAAGTCTCAGATGAATCAGCCACCTG TTGTTTTGCCTGCTGAGATAGATAGCTCTCAGGTAGTTTGGTTGGAGGAGTTGGAGGACCATCAGCCCCCAGAAGGCTTTGTTGTTGCAAGAGGTCTGTATAAAGGCCCTGTAATTAGGAGATAA
- the LOC100283081 gene encoding cupin, RmlC-type isoform X1, whose product MPKIKSLSNACRVSFSPEGPISEEALERVRALLDMIRPLDVGLDNEAQIARNWSSSTRPSNGRRGRNGANQFAAPIKYLHIHECESFSMGIFCMPPSSVIPLHNHPGMTVLSKLLYGRLHAESYDWVDIPDHPIDQLQTRPAKLVKDCEMTAPETTILYPNAGGNIHTFRAITPCALFDVLSPPYSAEDGRHCSYFRKSQMNQPPVVLPAEIDSSQVVWLEELEDHQPPEGFVVARGLYKGPVIRR is encoded by the exons ATGCCAAAAATAAAGAGTCTATCTAATGCATGCCGAGTATCATTTTCTCCAGAAGGTCCCATATCTGAAGAGGCGCTTGAGAGAGTCCGTGCACTGTTAG ATATGATAAGACCTCTAGATGTCGGCCTAGATAATGAAGCCCAAATTGCACGCAATTGGAGTAGTTCTACGCGTCCATCAAATGGGAGACGAGGACGCAATGGGGCTAACCAGTTCGCGGCTCCAATCAAATATTTGCACATTCATGAATGTGAAAGCTTCTCT ATGGGTATATTTTGTATGCCACCTTCTTCAGTTATCCCACTTCATAATCATCCTGGAATGACTGTACTTAGCAAGCTTCTTTATGGACGTCTGCATGCTGAATCTTATGACTGGGTTGACATACCTGATCATCCAATTGATCAATTACAAA CAAGGCCAGCCAAGCTTGTTAAAGATTGTGAAATGACTGCTCCAGAGACAACTATTCTTTACCCTAATGCAGGTGGTAACATCCACACTTTCAGAGCCATTACACCTTGTGCTCTCTTTGACGTTCTTTCTCCACCATACTCCGCTGAGGATGGGCGACACTGTTCATACTTCCGAAAGTCTCAGATGAATCAGCCACCTG TTGTTTTGCCTGCTGAGATAGATAGCTCTCAGGTAGTTTGGTTGGAGGAGTTGGAGGACCATCAGCCCCCAGAAGGCTTTGTTGTTGCAAGAGGTCTGTATAAAGGCCCTGTAATTAGGAGATAA
- the LOC100382034 gene encoding beta-galactosidase precursor, which translates to MTALQFLLLALVAVTQVASATTVTYNDRALVIDGQRRIILSGSIHYPRSTPQMWPDLINKAKEGGLNTIETYVFWNGHEPRRRQYNFEGSYDIIRFFKEIQNAGMHAILRIGPYICGEWNYGGLPAWLRDIPGMQFRLHNAPFEREMETFTTLIVNKMKDVNMFAGQGGPIILAQIENEYGNIMGQLKNNQSASQYIHWCADMANKQEVGVPWIMCQQDNDVPHNVINTCNGFYCHDWFPNRTGIPKIWTENWTGWFKAWDKPDFHRSAEDIAFAVAMFFQKRGSVHNYYMYHGGTNFGRTSGGPYITTSYDYDAPLDEYGNIRQPKYGHLKDLHDLIRSMEKILVHGKYNDTSYGKNVTVTKYMYGGSSVCFINNQFVDRDMKVTLGGETHLVPAWSVSILPNCKTVAYNTAKIKTQTSVMVKKANSVEKEPETMRWSWMPENLKPFMTDHRGSFRQSQLLEQIATSTDQSDYLWYRTSLEHKGEGSYTLYVNTSGHEMYAFVNGRLVGQNHSADGAFVFQLQSPVKLHSGKNYVSLLSGTVGLKNYGPSFELVPAGIAGGPVKLVGTNGTAIDLTKSSWSYKSGLAGELRQIHLDKPGYKWQSHNGTIPVNRPFTWYKTTFEAPAGEEAVVVDLLGLNKGVAWVNGNSLGRYWPSYTAAEMPGCHVCDYRGKFIAEGDGIRCLTGCGEPAQRFYHVPRSFLRAGEPNTLILFEEAGGDPTRAAFHTVAVGPVCVAAVELGDDVTLSCGGHGRVVASVDVASFGVARGSCGAYKGGCESKAALKAFTDACVGRESCTVKYTAAFAGAGCQSGALTVQATCS; encoded by the exons ATGACGGCGCTGCAGTTCCTGTTGCTCGCGCTCGTCGCCGTCACTCAGGTCGCGAGCGCCACCACGGTCACCTACAACGACCGTGCACTCGTCATCGATGGTCAGCGCCGTATTATTCTATCAGGGTCTATTCATTACCCCAGGAGCACGCCACAG ATGTGGCCTGATCTCATCAACAAAGCTAAAGAAGGCGGCCTCAACACCATCGAAACATACGTCTTCTGGAATGGCCACGAGCCACGCCGCCGTCAG TATAATTTCGAGGGAAGCTACGACATCATCAGGTTCTTCAAGGAGATCCAGAACGCTGGAATGCATGCTATTCTTCGCATTGGTCCCTACATCTGTGGGGAATGGAATTACGG GGGCCTTCCTGCATGGCTGCGCGACATTCCTGGAATGCAGTTCAGGTTGCACAATGCCCCCTTTGAG CGCGAGATGGAGACCTTCACCACCCTCATCGTCAATAAGATGAAGGACGTCAACATGTTCGCAGGACAGGGAGGCCCAATCATCCTTGCTCAG ATCGAGAACGAGTATGGAAACATCATGGGACAACTCAAGAACAACCAGTCTGCCTCGCAATACATCCACTGGTGCGCGGACATGGCGAATAAGCAAGAGGTCGGTGTCCCGTGGATCATGTGCCAGCAGGATAACGATGTGCCACACAACGTC ATCAACACCTGCAATGGTTTCTATTGCCACGATTGGTTCCCGAATAGGACCGGCATTCCCAAGATATGGACAGAAAACTGGACTGGCTG GTTCAAAGCCTGGGATAAGCCGGATTTCCATAGATCCGCTGAGGACATTGCTTTCGCGGTTGCCATGTTCTTCCAGAAGCGTGGATCGGTCCATAACTACTACATG TACCATGGAGGAACCAATTTCGGACGCACTTCTGGTGGCCCGTACATCACAACCAGCTATGATTACGATGCACCTTTGGATGAGTATG GTAACATTAGGCAGCCCAAATACGGGCACCTGAAAGATCTCCACGACCTGATCAGGTCCATGGAGAAAATCCTTGTCCATGGGAAGTACAATGACACAAGTTATGGCAAGAATGTCACT GTAACCAAGTACATGTATGGTGGTTCTTCAGTTTGCTTCATCAACAACCAGTTCGTCGACAGGGATATGAAGGTGACCCTCGGCGGCGAAACTCACCTCGTTCCGGCATGGTCCGTCAGCATCTTGCCCAACTGCAAGACTGTTGCCTACAACACTGCAAAG ATCAAGACGCAAACATCGgtaatggtgaagaaggccaactcGGTGGAGAAGGAACCGGAGACCATGCGATGGTCGTGGATGCCCGAGAACCTCAAGCCCTTCATGACAGACCACCGTGGCAGCTTCAGACAGTCACAACTCTTGGAGCAGATCGCAACATCCACTGATCAGAGCGACTACTTGTGGTATAGGACAAG CCTTGAGCATAAGGGAGAGGGAAGTTACACGCTGTACGTGAACACAAGTGGCCATGAGATGTACGCTTTTGTAAACGGAAGGCTTGTTG GGCAAAACCACTCGGCCGATGGAGCGTTCGTCTTCCAGCTCCAGTCTCCGGTGAAGCTCCACTCCGGAAAGAACTACGTTTCTCTCCTCAGCGGCACAGTCGGACTCAAG AACTATGGACCTTCGTTTGAGCTTGTGCCAGCGGGCATCGCCGGTGGGCCGGTTAAGCTTGTCGGGACAAACGGCACCGCCATTGATCTTACCAAAAGCTCTTGGTCTTACAAG TCTGGGTTGGCCGGTGAGCTCAGGCAAATCCACCTCGACAAGCCCGGCTACAAGTGGCAGAGCCACAACGGTACCATCCCCGTCAACCGGCCCTTCACGTGGTACAAGACCACCTTTGAAGCTCCCGCCGGCGAGGAGGCCGTCGTGGTGGACCTGCTGGGCCTGAACAAGGGCGTGGCGTGGGTGAACGGCAACAGCCTTGGACGCTACTGGCCGTCCTACACCGCGGCGGAGATGCCCGGTTGCCACGTCTGCGACTACCGGGGAAAGTTCATAGCGGAGGGCGATGGCATCCGCTGCCTCACGGGTTGCGGCGAGCCAGCGCAGCGCTTCTACCACGTGCCGCGCTCCTTCCTCCGCGCCGGCGAGCCCAACACGCTCATCCTCTTCGAGGAGGCCGGCGGCGACCCGACACGCGCCGCGTTCCACACCGTCGCCGTGGGCCCCGTGTGCGTGGCGGCCGTCGAGCTCGGCGACGACGTCACGCTGTCATGCGGCGGCCACGGCCGCGTCGTCGCCAGCGTCGACGTGGCCAGCTTCGGCGTCGCCAGGGGCAGCTGCGGCGCCTACAAGGGAGGCTGCGAGTCCAAGGCCGCGCTCAAGGCGTTCACGGACGCGTGCGTCGGCAGGGAGTCGTGCACGGTCAAGTACACGGCCGCGTTTGCCGGCGCAGGGTGCCAATCCGGCGCGCTCACCGTTCAGGCCACCTGCTCATAG